A stretch of Pseudomonas sp. LRP2-20 DNA encodes these proteins:
- a CDS encoding FecR domain-containing protein, protein MNNTPVSSQVLEAAIAWKMSLDDGSGTPDERTEFMRWHAASEEHARAWRQLGALDQRVSAAAGPARQALLQSRAGLRRRIGKVGGGLAGMFLLGSLLAWVGAPSLAPSYWLADQRTATGELRTLRLEDGTLLSLNTHTAVDIDYQGEQRLIVLHQGEISVETGHDDPRPLLVRTDDGRLRPLGTRFLVRREDKGTRLEVLQSSVAAMPHNSGDEQVLREGQQVLMNSNGLGHIGPVQAGADAWTRGMLVVDNVRLADLLKQLGHYRSGHLGVADEVADLRVTGSFPLTDTDLALASLVPALPVKIERHTPWWVTVVPK, encoded by the coding sequence GTGAACAACACACCGGTTTCGTCGCAGGTACTGGAAGCCGCCATTGCCTGGAAAATGAGCCTGGACGATGGCAGTGGCACGCCTGACGAACGCACCGAATTCATGCGCTGGCACGCCGCCAGCGAAGAACATGCCCGCGCCTGGCGCCAGCTTGGCGCCCTCGACCAACGCGTCAGCGCTGCGGCCGGCCCGGCTCGCCAGGCCCTGCTGCAATCGCGCGCAGGTTTGCGACGGCGCATCGGCAAAGTGGGTGGCGGGCTGGCCGGGATGTTCCTGCTCGGTTCGCTGCTGGCCTGGGTCGGTGCTCCGTCACTGGCGCCCAGCTACTGGCTGGCCGATCAGCGTACCGCCACGGGCGAACTGCGCACCCTGCGCCTGGAAGACGGCACGCTGCTGAGCCTGAACACCCACACTGCCGTCGACATCGACTACCAGGGCGAGCAGCGCCTGATCGTGCTGCATCAGGGCGAAATCTCGGTCGAGACCGGCCATGACGACCCTCGCCCGCTGCTGGTACGTACCGACGATGGCCGCCTGCGGCCACTGGGCACGCGCTTCCTGGTACGCCGCGAAGACAAGGGCACGCGCCTGGAAGTGCTGCAATCGTCGGTCGCTGCCATGCCACACAACAGCGGTGACGAACAGGTCCTGCGCGAAGGCCAGCAAGTGCTGATGAACAGCAATGGCCTGGGCCACATAGGCCCGGTGCAAGCCGGGGCCGACGCCTGGACTCGCGGCATGCTGGTGGTCGACAACGTGCGCCTGGCTGACCTGCTCAAGCAACTGGGCCATTACCGCAGCGGCCACCTGGGTGTAGCCGATGAAGTGGCCGACCTGCGCGTGACCGGCAGCTTCCCGCTGACCGACACCGACCTGGCCCTGGCCTCGCTGGTGCCGGCCCTGCCGGTGAAGATCGAGCGGCATACACCGTGGTGGGTGACTGTCGTTCCCAAGTAA
- a CDS encoding RNA polymerase sigma factor, translated as MSSANSPHAELVGSLYRDHRGWLLAWLQRSMACRQRAEDLSQDTFVRLLGREQLDTPREPRAFLAAVAKGLMFDHFRRTALEQAYLAELALVPEAEHPSPETQHLILEDLKAIDRLLGKLSSKARAAFLHNRLDGMGHAEIAERLGVSVSRVRQYIAQGMRQCYVALYGEPT; from the coding sequence GTGTCTTCTGCCAACAGCCCACACGCCGAATTGGTCGGTTCGCTGTACCGCGACCATCGCGGCTGGCTGCTCGCCTGGCTGCAACGCAGCATGGCCTGCCGTCAGCGTGCCGAAGACCTGAGCCAGGACACCTTCGTGCGCCTGCTCGGCCGCGAGCAGCTGGACACCCCACGCGAACCGCGCGCCTTCCTCGCCGCCGTGGCCAAGGGCCTGATGTTCGACCACTTCCGCCGCACGGCGCTGGAACAGGCCTACCTGGCCGAGCTGGCGTTGGTCCCCGAAGCCGAACACCCCTCCCCGGAAACCCAGCACCTGATCCTCGAAGACCTCAAGGCCATCGACCGCCTGCTCGGCAAGCTGTCGAGCAAGGCTCGCGCGGCATTCCTGCACAACCGCCTGGATGGCATGGGCCACGCCGAAATCGCCGAACGCCTGGGCGTATCGGTATCGCGCGTGCGCCAGTACATCGCCCAGGGCATGCGCCAGTGCTACGTGGCCCTGTACGGGGAGCCGACGTGA